The Paenibacillus sp. FSL H7-0357 nucleotide sequence GAGGACGGTAAGCTGGTTGCCGTAGCCTGCAAGGATGGCGATTTCTATTTCCAGCTCGATACAGAACAGCCGCAGGAAAGCCTACTCATGGAAATGTTCGAATTCATTGAAGAGAAGTCCCGCCAGGGAACAGCCGGTTATTGCAAACTGGCTATTCCGGCCTTTATGCCACAGCTGGAAAAGATGGCGCTAAGTCGCGGATATGAGCTTCTTCCGAACGAAAGCGATAATTTCGTTTCTATCGCACCGGACCGGATTTTTCCTGTGGAGATTCCATCGGGGTTCACTCTTTGCTCTGGAGCGGATGTCCCTAATAGGGCTAAGGCGCAGGGGCATATTATGGCGTTTAATTATCCGGGAACTCCATATGCGGAGCAGATGCTTCAATACTACGGTGGGATTGCTGAAGCTCCCGGTTATCGGCCTGAGCTTGATCTGTCACTTGTTAATGGGCAAGGGGAGGTCGTGTCTTTCTGCAATGTTTTTCTGGATGAGGAGAACAAGATGGGCATACTTGAACCGGTGGGTACTCATAGGGATTACAGGTTGCATGGGCTGGGGCGAACGATTATTTATGAAGCTCTAAACCGGCTGCGGGCAATGGGGATGGTCAAGGCATATACGGGTCCCATGCAGCCTTTTTATGAGCGTATCGGTTTTGAGCTGGACGTGGAGCTGACCGTGTGGAAGAAAGAAATATAGTGTTCTATTTAGAACGTAATTCCCTTTATAGCGCGCAAACAAACCAAGCTCTGAGGTACTGGGGCTTGGTTTGTTGTATGTACTATTTTGAGGCGCTTCTAGTTCATAATCCCGATATCGGAAAATACAGATCACACTCGCAATAATGCTTGTTGCCCTTGGCGTAATTAATATATTCAAAGCTGAACTTCTCCTCTAATTGAAAAGGTACGGTCGGCATCCAGGTTGAGGTGATGTATTCCCAGATTTCACTCAGAGAGTGCGGCGTAATCTCCTCGGGCCGATGCAACCCGATGTAGGTAAATACACCGTATTTATGCGGTTTAATATGTTTGATATTCAGGTCAGGCGGGATGATGCTGCTGTGGTTGATTTGCAGGGAGGGCTGGTAGATCATAGACCCGGTAAAGGGCTCGGGAATGGAAGTGAAGCCGATATAGACATCCTTCTCTACCGGATTCATAATCCTGGAACGGGAAAGCGTGAAGAATTCGACACCATAACGGGCCGCAGCCTGGGACAGCAGGTTGTCCTCTGCATGAATAGAATAGGTAGGCCCTGCTATTGAAAAAGGGGGCAATACCGAGATGGAGCGAAAAAAAACGAGGCCATCTCCGGCGCGGCTCATAAAGTCGGCATTGAACCGGTCCAGGATATTCAGCGGCGAAGGCGATCTGCGCCATTTGGCCGGAGTGACATGATATTCTTCCTTAAAAGCCCTGTTGTAGGTCCGTTCACAGCTGAAGCCGTATTTGGCGGAAATATATTCAATGTTGCTCCGCTGATTCAGCAGATCGCCAAGCGACAGGGCAATCCGCCTTCTGCGCACATACTCCATTAGGCCAGTGGCTGTAGCCCCTTTCCAGATGCGCAGCAGGTGGAATTTGGAGACATTGACATGCCCGGAGATATCATCAAGACAGAGCGTTTCCAGCAGATGCTCTTCAATATATTCCGTTGTCCGGTTGATAGTTTCCAGTAAATAATGATCCATAGGGGTCTCCCTTCCAGCAATTTCTGTCCGGTTTTCATGGAAAACGTGAAGTATAATTTTACCACAAGCTCCAGAATCGGCAAGCGATTTCAATCATATGGAGCGGGTGGAGGATCATTGGATATGGATGATAGAGTACTGCTGGAGTTAAAAGACCGCTATCTGGCCGCGACCGAAAGCTTCGTGGACAGGGTCAGGGAAGATCCGAACGTTATTGCCGTCAT carries:
- a CDS encoding AraC family transcriptional regulator, with the protein product MDHYLLETINRTTEYIEEHLLETLCLDDISGHVNVSKFHLLRIWKGATATGLMEYVRRRRIALSLGDLLNQRSNIEYISAKYGFSCERTYNRAFKEEYHVTPAKWRRSPSPLNILDRFNADFMSRAGDGLVFFRSISVLPPFSIAGPTYSIHAEDNLLSQAAARYGVEFFTLSRSRIMNPVEKDVYIGFTSIPEPFTGSMIYQPSLQINHSSIIPPDLNIKHIKPHKYGVFTYIGLHRPEEITPHSLSEIWEYITSTWMPTVPFQLEEKFSFEYINYAKGNKHYCECDLYFPISGL
- a CDS encoding GNAT family N-acetyltransferase, which gives rise to MTVRFRAYTPEDMLKVRQFLSHVYSKLGRPNSWLIARFEFEIFFLQKNTGWLPEWEQNIGLWEEEDGKLVAVACKDGDFYFQLDTEQPQESLLMEMFEFIEEKSRQGTAGYCKLAIPAFMPQLEKMALSRGYELLPNESDNFVSIAPDRIFPVEIPSGFTLCSGADVPNRAKAQGHIMAFNYPGTPYAEQMLQYYGGIAEAPGYRPELDLSLVNGQGEVVSFCNVFLDEENKMGILEPVGTHRDYRLHGLGRTIIYEALNRLRAMGMVKAYTGPMQPFYERIGFELDVELTVWKKEI